In Candidatus Pelagibacter ubique HIMB140, a single window of DNA contains:
- the rpsE gene encoding 30S ribosomal protein S5, with the protein MENNKDKKTDDILEKLVHINRITKVVKGGRRFGFSALVVVGNQAGKIGIAHAKAKQVPDAIKKANEMARRKLTHIPLREGRTIHHDVKAKDGSGRIVLRAASKGTGIIAGGPVRAVCEVLGVKDIVAKSMGTSNAHNVIRATIKALMKQNSPKQISAIRNKKISEIIEKRG; encoded by the coding sequence ATGGAAAATAACAAAGACAAAAAAACAGACGATATTTTAGAAAAGTTAGTTCATATCAACAGAATTACAAAAGTTGTAAAAGGTGGAAGAAGATTTGGTTTTTCAGCTCTTGTAGTGGTAGGAAATCAGGCTGGAAAAATTGGAATAGCACACGCTAAAGCAAAACAAGTTCCAGATGCAATTAAAAAAGCTAATGAAATGGCGAGAAGAAAATTAACACATATACCTTTGAGAGAAGGAAGAACAATTCATCACGATGTTAAAGCTAAAGATGGCTCTGGTAGAATAGTTTTAAGAGCAGCATCAAAAGGTACAGGTATTATTGCAGGTGGTCCAGTTAGAGCAGTATGCGAGGTATTGGGTGTAAAAGATATTGTTGCTAAATCAATGGGCACATCAAATGCACACAATGTGATTAGAGCTACTATTAAAGCTTTAATGAAGCAAAATTCACCAAAACAAATTTCAGCAATAAGAAATAAAAAAATATCAGAAATTATTGAAAAAAGAGGATAA
- the rplE gene encoding 50S ribosomal protein L5: MTPRLKEIFNKEIQPALKDQFGFKNIYMAPRIEKIVLNMGLGLDGSDSKILKSCEEDMAKITGQKPVTTKFKKSVANFKTRKGSNAGLKVTLRKNKMYEFLDRLVNIALPRIKDFRGLSPKGFDKFGNYTFGIKEHIIFPEVSFDRADKVRGLDIVIVIKAINKEHSFALLEKMNFPFIKKGDN; this comes from the coding sequence ATGACTCCAAGATTAAAAGAAATTTTTAATAAAGAAATACAACCAGCTTTAAAAGACCAATTTGGCTTCAAAAATATTTATATGGCGCCAAGAATTGAAAAAATTGTTTTAAATATGGGTCTTGGTTTAGATGGTTCAGATTCTAAAATTCTTAAATCATGTGAAGAGGATATGGCTAAGATAACAGGCCAAAAACCTGTAACTACAAAATTTAAAAAATCTGTAGCTAATTTTAAGACAAGAAAAGGATCTAATGCGGGCTTAAAAGTAACTTTAAGAAAAAACAAAATGTATGAATTTTTAGATAGATTAGTAAATATTGCTCTTCCTAGAATTAAAGATTTCAGAGGATTGTCGCCAAAAGGTTTTGATAAATTCGGAAATTATACTTTTGGCATAAAAGAACATATCATCTTTCCCGAAGTTAGTTTTGATAGAGCTGATAAAGTTAGAGGCCTAGATATCGTTATTGTTATAAAAGCAATTAACAAAGAGCACAGCTTTGCATTATTAGAAAAAATGAATTTTCCATTTATTAAAAAAGGAGACAATTAA
- the rplR gene encoding 50S ribosomal protein L18, whose amino-acid sequence MKLNTSIRKRFRVSNKVKKVAPKDRFRLSISRSAKNISAQIIDDTKKVTLLSASSIEKDLKSSDKINKTELSKLVAQKLAKKAQEKNITKIYFDRGSYKYHGRIKAFADTLRENGMEF is encoded by the coding sequence ATGAAACTAAACACTAGTATTAGAAAAAGATTTAGAGTTAGCAACAAAGTAAAAAAAGTTGCTCCAAAAGATAGATTTAGATTAAGTATTTCAAGATCTGCCAAAAATATTTCAGCTCAAATCATTGATGATACAAAAAAAGTAACTTTGTTATCAGCTTCATCCATTGAGAAAGATTTAAAATCATCTGATAAAATTAACAAAACAGAGCTTTCAAAATTAGTTGCCCAAAAACTTGCAAAAAAAGCTCAGGAAAAAAATATTACAAAAATTTATTTTGATAGAGGATCTTATAAATATCATGGTAGAATCAAAGCATTTGCAGACACGTTAAGAGAAAATGGGATGGAATTTTAA
- the rpsN gene encoding 30S ribosomal protein S14: protein MAKLSAVNKNKKRIKLSDKMFKKRQNLKKIIMDKKLPLEERFKAQQKLSKLPRNSAKTRVMNRCEITGRPHGVYRKLKISRIALRQLGLQGKIPGLVKSSW from the coding sequence ATGGCTAAACTTAGTGCTGTAAATAAAAACAAAAAAAGAATTAAACTTTCAGACAAAATGTTCAAGAAAAGACAAAATTTGAAAAAAATAATAATGGATAAAAAACTACCATTAGAGGAAAGGTTTAAGGCACAGCAAAAATTATCAAAGTTGCCAAGAAATTCAGCTAAAACAAGAGTGATGAATAGATGTGAGATAACAGGTAGACCACATGGTGTTTATAGAAAATTAAAAATATCAAGAATTGCTCTTAGACAATTAGGATTACAAGGAAAAATACCTGGCTTAGTTAAGTCTAGCTGGTAG
- the rplN gene encoding 50S ribosomal protein L14: MIGVQTELQVADNTGAKRIECIKVLGGSKRRYASIGDTIVIAVKEAIPKGKVKKGTVHKAVVVRVKKGIHRNDGSKVKFDNNAAVLVDDKGEPVGTRIFGPVTRELRSRGQMKIISLAPEVL; encoded by the coding sequence ATGATTGGTGTACAGACAGAATTACAAGTTGCTGACAATACTGGTGCAAAAAGAATAGAGTGCATCAAAGTATTGGGTGGATCTAAAAGAAGATATGCCAGCATTGGAGATACAATTGTAATTGCTGTGAAAGAGGCTATCCCTAAGGGCAAAGTAAAGAAAGGAACCGTTCATAAAGCTGTAGTAGTAAGAGTTAAAAAAGGAATTCATAGAAACGATGGATCAAAAGTAAAATTTGATAATAATGCAGCAGTATTAGTTGACGATAAGGGTGAACCAGTTGGTACTAGAATATTTGGCCCTGTTACTAGAGAATTAAGAAGTAGAGGGCAAATGAAAATAATTTCACTAGCACCGGAGGTTTTATAA
- the rplF gene encoding 50S ribosomal protein L6 — MSKIGKINISIPEKVKVALAGNIINIEGPLGKKSINIDLDMFNLDIKEGKEISIKPKKIDQNSKRLWGMNRSLINNAVIGSSTGYEKVLELVGVGYRAALKGNQLNLQLGYSHDIDFDIPEGIKIAVEKQTTLKITGSDKQLVGEVASKIKTFRKIEPYKGKGVREKGQYVLKKEGKKK; from the coding sequence ATGTCTAAAATTGGAAAAATAAATATATCAATCCCTGAAAAAGTTAAAGTGGCTTTAGCTGGCAATATTATAAATATAGAAGGGCCATTAGGAAAGAAATCAATAAATATTGATTTGGATATGTTTAATTTGGATATTAAAGAAGGAAAAGAAATTTCAATAAAACCAAAAAAAATTGACCAAAATTCTAAACGACTTTGGGGCATGAACAGAAGTCTAATTAATAATGCCGTGATTGGCTCAAGTACTGGCTACGAAAAAGTGTTAGAGCTTGTAGGTGTTGGATATAGGGCGGCATTAAAAGGAAATCAGCTAAATTTACAATTGGGCTACAGTCATGATATTGATTTTGATATTCCAGAGGGAATTAAAATTGCTGTAGAAAAACAAACTACACTTAAGATCACTGGATCTGACAAACAATTAGTTGGTGAAGTTGCATCAAAAATTAAAACATTTAGAAAAATTGAACCATATAAGGGCAAAGGTGTTAGGGAAAAAGGCCAATATGTTCTTAAAAAAGAAGGTAAGAAAAAATAA
- the rplP gene encoding 50S ribosomal protein L16: protein MLQPVRTKWRKAHKGRIHGNATRASTINYGAYALKALQPERVTGKQIEAARVALTRHMKRQGRVWTRVFPNIPVSKKPIEVRMGKGKGSPEYFACRVKPGRILFEVDGVSEQIAKEALYKASAKLPIKTKTIKRFA, encoded by the coding sequence ATGCTTCAGCCAGTAAGAACTAAATGGAGAAAAGCTCATAAAGGAAGAATTCACGGTAATGCTACTAGAGCAAGTACTATTAATTACGGTGCGTATGCCCTGAAGGCATTACAGCCTGAGAGAGTTACTGGAAAACAAATTGAAGCTGCTAGGGTTGCTTTAACTAGACACATGAAAAGACAAGGAAGAGTATGGACAAGAGTTTTTCCAAATATTCCAGTTTCTAAAAAACCAATAGAAGTTAGAATGGGTAAAGGAAAAGGGTCACCAGAATATTTTGCTTGTAGAGTGAAACCTGGAAGAATTTTATTTGAAGTTGATGGTGTTTCTGAACAAATTGCCAAAGAGGCACTTTATAAAGCTTCAGCAAAGTTGCCAATAAAAACAAAGACAATAAAGAGATTTGCATAA
- the rplX gene encoding 50S ribosomal protein L24 — protein MIKKGLKVRVLTGKDKKKEGEVIEIDRANNRAKVKEINMVKKHVKTTKEKKGGIFSKEGFIHLSNLKLIDEKAEKKKEAKK, from the coding sequence ATGATTAAAAAAGGTCTAAAAGTAAGAGTGCTAACTGGAAAAGACAAAAAAAAAGAAGGTGAAGTTATCGAAATCGACAGAGCGAATAATAGAGCCAAAGTAAAAGAAATTAATATGGTTAAAAAACACGTTAAAACAACAAAAGAGAAAAAAGGTGGTATTTTTTCAAAAGAAGGTTTTATTCATTTATCAAACTTAAAATTAATAGATGAAAAAGCAGAAAAGAAAAAAGAGGCTAAGAAATAA
- the rpsC gene encoding 30S ribosomal protein S3 — MGQKVNPVGFRLGVNRGWDSVWYAKKKDFGNYLIEDFKIREYIKKNVINSGVSKVMIERTSNKCYVTIYTSRPGFVIGKKGSDIDKIKNNLSKFTTNEVNLNIKEVKKPETNAYLVAENIAQQLVKRISYRRAMKRAMQSCIRLGAKGIKVSVSGRLGGNEIARTEWLRDGSIPSHTLRADIDYAEAEALTTYGIIGIKVWIYKGEVFAREFSQETNKVTPKEGKQ, encoded by the coding sequence ATGGGACAAAAGGTTAATCCTGTAGGTTTTAGATTAGGTGTAAACAGAGGTTGGGACTCTGTTTGGTATGCTAAGAAAAAAGATTTTGGCAACTATCTAATTGAAGATTTTAAAATAAGAGAATACATCAAGAAGAATGTAATTAATTCAGGTGTATCTAAAGTGATGATAGAGAGAACATCAAACAAATGCTACGTTACAATTTACACATCTAGACCTGGATTTGTAATTGGTAAAAAAGGTAGTGATATTGATAAAATTAAAAATAACTTATCAAAATTTACGACAAATGAAGTCAACTTAAATATCAAAGAGGTTAAAAAACCTGAAACAAATGCATATTTAGTTGCTGAAAACATTGCACAACAGTTAGTCAAAAGAATTTCATACAGAAGAGCCATGAAAAGAGCTATGCAATCATGTATTAGACTAGGTGCAAAAGGGATTAAAGTTTCAGTAAGTGGAAGATTAGGTGGTAATGAGATCGCTAGAACTGAATGGTTAAGAGATGGTAGTATACCATCACACACTTTAAGAGCAGATATAGATTATGCAGAAGCGGAAGCTCTTACAACATATGGAATTATTGGAATTAAGGTTTGGATCTATAAAGGTGAAGTTTTTGCAAGAGAATTTAGCCAGGAAACAAACAAAGTCACTCCAAAGGAAGGTAAACAATAA
- the rpmC gene encoding 50S ribosomal protein L29 yields the protein MKKQEIKKLSKDEVIKNIDKLKKDLFNFRFQKMNSQITNPAKIGETRKTIARLKTILKGKSNA from the coding sequence ATGAAAAAACAAGAGATTAAAAAATTAAGCAAAGATGAGGTTATCAAAAATATTGATAAGCTTAAAAAAGATTTATTTAATTTTCGATTTCAAAAAATGAATTCTCAAATAACTAATCCTGCAAAAATTGGAGAAACAAGAAAAACAATTGCAAGATTGAAAACAATTTTAAAAGGAAAATCAAATGCCTAA
- the rpsQ gene encoding 30S ribosomal protein S17, which produces MPKKILTGVVISDKPNKTITVMVERKYSHPVLKKVIRVRKNYNAHDENNTFKKGDKVSIIESKPFSKNKKFQVMENNK; this is translated from the coding sequence ATGCCTAAAAAAATATTAACAGGAGTGGTGATAAGCGATAAACCCAATAAAACAATTACAGTTATGGTAGAGAGAAAATATTCACACCCTGTATTGAAAAAAGTAATTAGAGTGAGAAAAAATTACAATGCTCATGATGAAAATAATACATTTAAAAAAGGTGATAAAGTTTCAATTATTGAAAGCAAACCATTTTCAAAAAATAAAAAGTTTCAAGTTATGGAGAATAATAAATAA
- the rpsH gene encoding 30S ribosomal protein S8: MSLSDPIGDMIARVKNAQARNHKKVDLPSSNFKSKIADILKNEGFIKDFKISSEDSKPTLSLELKYHSGSPVISAFERVSKPGRRIFSSAEGLPKINNGLGIAIVSTPKGVMTDIDARKQRVGGEIICKVF; encoded by the coding sequence ATGAGTTTAAGTGACCCAATAGGAGATATGATAGCTAGAGTTAAGAATGCTCAAGCGAGAAATCATAAAAAAGTAGATCTGCCATCATCAAACTTTAAATCAAAAATTGCAGATATACTTAAAAACGAAGGTTTTATAAAAGACTTTAAAATTAGTTCAGAGGATAGTAAACCAACATTGTCTTTAGAACTTAAATATCACTCTGGTAGCCCAGTTATCAGTGCATTTGAAAGAGTTTCAAAACCAGGAAGAAGAATTTTTTCTAGTGCCGAGGGTTTACCTAAAATTAATAACGGTCTTGGTATTGCAATAGTTTCTACACCAAAAGGTGTAATGACTGATATTGACGCCAGAAAACAACGTGTTGGTGGCGAAATTATTTGTAAGGTATTTTAA